CTGAGCTGTCCCAGCTGGGCAGAGGTGTGGACAACCAGACAAGATTAGAGAATTAGATTGAAACTATGCACAGTGAGTGAATCAACAGGTAAAATAGAGTTGTCCTTTCAATACTGTTAGATTATTTACAGTTTTAGGTCTTAGACTACCTGCTGGGAGAGTGCCTGAGTCTGGCGTGGTGTGAGGTGTAGGCCCATGTAGGACTCCTGCTGTAAATGATTCAGTATGAAAGTGTCCTGAGAGAGCAGAAAGGGAGTGAGTACCATTTAATAGGGCTGCACAATTGATCGAATTCACATTGAAATATTGACATGTGCAATATCCATATCGCATTACAATATTTTGAAACGCATCTCAGTCGCGTGTAACATCCGTTTAATAGTTTACTTGTTTTTTTCCTCTTACGGCTGCTTCCCACACACAAGAAAcccaccccctgtcactcaagcagcacagttcctcttctctcttagattcactatacagatgtaggatcttcatttgagccagtttgctacagcaggaaaataatcctgcagcaacaggaaatgtgaattataattaatggacatttctataggggttgatacattcttcgtaagggaaaatcaagtctgaaatttcaaattgGAAATGACTaaatttagaagcctttttaaacctcaaatacactacaagtttaaaatctcctgcaacagggtgatcaaagtaagatcctacatctgtaaatttGCATGCGGTTCTGTTAGGTCAAATGCAGTCAACCGATTGTTCCAAACAAGAACgatgctgctttccactttgcttctaCATTctattccaacagttcacccatgTGTTGATCTATAATCGCATGTCAAATCGCAGgatttttaatataaaaaaaaaatcattattagatttttttgccTATATTGTGCAGCCCTACAATACCATATCTTTCTGACAGACCAAACATCAAATGGCCTCTTATTCATCCTAAACATAACCTAAACTGTCCCTAAGCAAAGCCTAAACATATCCTAAACTGTACACACTGACACTCGTGAAAATAGACATACACAATATGCAACAGATGGGGATATTCTCACATTGTAAAGGCCTGGATTGTTATCCATTAAGGAGTTCATCTGTGAGAAGATTTTGGTCGACTCAATCTGGTCCTTCTGACCTTGCACCTTCTGATGTGCCCAGCTCCTTCCCTGGGCTTGGGTCTGATGCTTACGAGTCATCTGCATCGTTGGTACTTTTTGTGGGTTTGACATGTTCTGCCCATTCAAGTCAAGGCTCTGAGCTGGCGGGTATGCACACTGGAGATTCCACTGATGTTGCacatgctgctgttgctgctgctgctggttgccatttttctgctgctgctgttggtaGAGTTGAACCTGCTGGAGCTGATGTTGCTGCTGTAGCAGCTCATCTTGTCGAAGTGCTCGGTTTTGCTGAGGTTGTCTTTGGTACGCTTGTTGTTGATAATGTTGCTGATGTGGGTACTGCTGGTGTGGGTGTTGCTGGTATTGTTGCCTTTGCTTCTCTAGCTGGTGCTGTGGAAGGTTTTGGTACActtgtttctgttgtttttgctGTTGTCTTTGATGCTGTTCCTCTTGTGATTGATGTAGGTGTTGTTGCTGTGGGTTCTCACAATGGTTTGACCCTCTTTGAGATTGCTGTTTTATGTCCAGGTCCTGACTTTCTGTCTGGACATGCTGAATCTGGCATTGATATAGTTGATTTGGGTGTTGGTACTGTTGTCGATGGTGATATTGCAGTTGTTGGAGATTGTGTGTCTGTGGGAGCTGTAGCTGTGGGTGTTGTtggtcttgttgttgttgtctggatTTCTcttggtgtggtggtgttttttTCGGTTCCTGGCTGGTTTGCTGCTGCCCCTCTGTTAGAGAATGCTGCTGAGCTGCTGGAGTACCCTCGGGATGAGGTTGGCAGTGAGGATACCCTGGTGGCCTTGACTCCTTTGTTAATTGGTTGGTGTTCAGGAGAACTCCCTTGGAATTGAAATAAGAGCAATACATCAAACAATTTCTTAATATGGAGTTCTATGAAATCATCTTATTAACGAAAACAACGACATCACTTCAATTCCAGTTTGTTTGATATACCTGAGTTATAGAAGATAACTTTGGAGACCCAACAGGTGAAAACTGTTTAGATTGGAGCCAGCGAGACTCTCCACCAGTGGGAACGACCAGTGGGCTGAGGGGAGTCCGCCTTCTTAACGAAGGCACCTGCGTCTGGCTAGTTGGACGTGGGGAGCAGGatagggaagaggaggagcaagagcGAGATCCGCCAATCCCACTGCTGTAGCTACAGTGGCTAGTTGCGGATTGCAGGGATAGGCCGCTTAGGGAAGAGCTGCTGAGGAAGGACTGGAGGGATCGGTTGCTAGGGGATGACTGCAGGGAAGAGTTGCTGAGTGACAAGTTCAAGGAGGTGGAGTTTAGAGAGCTGGAAAGGGAGTGGCTGCGGAGAGAGGATTGAATATTGGGGTTGCTGTGGGACGACTGGAGCAATGGGTTACTGTACGAGCCTTGGAGAGACAACGACAAACCTGAGAACACAAGGAAAGACATGGACACCATCACCATATGAACCTACCTAAACTGGCACCAACATACACTAAGAACTtagcacacagacaaacacacctgGCACGGGAAATTCATCATCCCTGGCTTCAAGGTGAGCAGGAGTTCCAGGTAGGTGGCCAGTGCTGCAGGTAGTGGGTTTGTGTGAGTCCACGCCTACTGGCTGTGGGGAGGGGAGGTGCAGGCTGGAGAGGTCGGGCAAGGAGCCACTTGCATTGAGAGCGGAAGGGACATTGAGAGCCCTGAACTGCTGATCTGGCGAGGACAGGATGCTGGAGAAACAGCAAGAGAGAAGGATAGGAGAAAGGGAGGTGGTTCAGTCAGGGCACAGGGTTTGCCGTTCTTTTAGACAATATTCATTTGGAAAAGCAGAACATACTTTATACCAGGGACGTTATGCGATTTGACTCCAGTGGGAAGTGCAGGAAGCTAAGATGAGACAAACAATTAGCAAGGATACATCAATGAGAAAAATAGTCATCCATCCACTAGAGCACATTGTGCAATACTGAACCCATTTGTATAGGAAATATGAAGCATTGTGGATGGTTACATTGGCAAGAAATAATACCTTTTTGGTATTCCTTAATGGTTTTCCCTCTTCAAGGACATTCTCCTCAATTGGAGGCACTGGATATGGAAAACCTGAGGTGACAGAGAGGAAACCATCAGGTGCAAAAATCTAATAGATTAATACATGATATAGGAAAGAAAACTCACTTTCGAGAGGCATTTTCAAGTATTACCTAAGGAATAATACTGAAACACTGAACACAATACAATGACTAAATCAATACAACTGGCATTGTGGACTTACCATTGTGCCTGTTCTGTGAGATTAAAGCCTGCTGGTCCCCTGCGTGGGTGTTCCTCACACTGGTGTGCAGGGCCGAGTCTGAGTTAGTTCTGGGGAGGAGAGCACACATTTCAGAGGGGAAAGCAAGAGTGTAGAAGAACATTAGAGAAACACGATGGGTACATTACTCACCTATTAAGTGCTGTTAAGGGAGGGTGCATCAAGTGGCTTTTGTCCACTGGAGCGCTGATAGACCAGTTCCTTTTTGGGTGACAGAATCAGTCAAAATATGTATTAGGATGTTTATTATTAAGTTTACAAAATGTATCATTTTCGATTGCGCCGACCCTTACCTTCTCCAGCTGGGTTCAAGTTGTGGAGACGGGTGAACAGAGCGGTAAGGAGAGTTGTCAATCTGTGAGGGAGTGTTAAGGCTACACAGAGTGCCCTTGGAAAACCTAGGCATAGGCCGACTGTTGGCAAACAATGGTACACAAAGTTGACGGGGCATTTCTTCACTGTACAGTGTGTACGTGATTAATCCCCTTTATCTGCTACTTAAGTGGATCAACAGTTaaagggctcccaagtggcgcagtggtctaaggcactgcatcactacagtccctggttcgaatccaggcggaatcacatccggccgtgattggaagtcccatagggtggcgcacaattggcccagcatcgtccgggtttggccggggtaggccgtcattgtaaataagaatttgtttttaactgacttgcctagttaaataaaggtttaatttaAAAAAGTGAAAAAATTAACAATtaaggtaacaattaagtaccttactaagattgttttcaattaaaatggtcagaaagtaacaaaaatagcttcttagcaaacagAAATTTCTAAAGCAAGAATTCTAATAGGACTGTTTAGGAATGGTTTGAGTGGTGAGGGgaaacctgaaaactagctgttattggcagagaggtttggaacatcAGCATGTCTTTTCAAACTCTTACACTaacatcatcatttatttcactGTATAATTTCAATttataaattcagcaaaaaaagaaacgtccctttttcagaaccctgtctttcaaagataattagtaaaaatccaaataacttcacagatcttcattgtaaagggtttaaacactgtttcccatgcttgttcaatgaaccataaacaattaatgaacatgcacctgtggaacggtcattaagacactaacagcttacagatggtaggcaattaaggtcacagttatgaaaacttaggacactaaagaggcctttctactgactctgaaaaacaccaaaagaaagatgccctgctcatctgcgtgaacatgccttaagcatgctggaaggaggcatgaggactgcagatgtggccagggcaataaattgcaatgaccgtactgtgagacgcctaagacagcgctacagggagacaggacgtgcagaccacgtgtaacaacacctgcacaggatcggtacatccgaacatcacacctgcggggcaggtacaggatggcaacaacaactgcccgagttacaccaggaatgcacaattcctccatcagtgctcagactgtctgcaaaaggctgagagaggctggactgagggcttgtaggcctgttgtaaggtaggtcctcatcagacatcaccggcaacaacgtcgtctatgggcacaaacccaccgtcgctggaccagacaggactcgcaaaaagtgctcttcactgacgagtcgcggttttgtctcaccaggggtgatggttgcattcgcgtttattgtcgaaggaatgagcgttacaccgaggcctgtactctggagcgggatccatttggaggtggagggtccgtcatggtctggggtggtgtgtcacagcatcatcggactgagcttgttgtcattgcaggcaatctcaacgctgtgcgttacaggggagacatcctcctccctcatgtggtacccttcctgcaggctcatcctgacatgaccctccagcatgacaatgccaccagccatactgctcgttctctgtgtgatttcctgcaagacaggaatgacagtgttctgccatggccggcgaagagcccggatctcaatcccattgagcacgtctgggacctgttggatcggagggccattccccccagaaatgtcagagaacttgcaggtgccttggtggaagagtggggtaacatctcacagcaagaactggcaaatctggtgcagtccatgaggagatgcactgcagtacttaatgcagctggtggccacgccagatactgactgttacttttgattttgaccccccctttattccacatgattccatttctgttagtcacatgtctgtggaacttgttcagtttatgtctcagttgttgaatcttgttatgttcatacaaatatttacacatgttaaattagctgaaaataaacgcaattgacagtgagaggacgtatatatatataaactcagcaaaaaaagaaacatcctctcactgtcaactgtgtttattaaaaataaaaatatttaataaattttagaacaaggctgtatttatatttattatggatccccattagctgatgccaaagcagcagctactcttcctggggtccagcaaaattaagtcagtttatacaattttaaaacattacaatacattcacagatttcacaatacactgtgtgccttcaggcccctactccaccactaccacatatctacagtactacatctgtgtgtgtgtgtgtgtatgcatgtgtctgtgccaatgtttgtgttgcttcacagtccccgctgttccatagggtgttttttttttatccgttttttctaattttactgcttgcgttagttacttgatgtggaatagagttccatgtagtcatgactctatgtagtactgtgtccctcccatagtctgttctggacttggggactgtgaagagacctcttgtggcatgtcttgtggggtatgcatgggtgtctgagctgtgtgccagtagtttagacagacagctcggtgcattcaacatgtcaatacctctacctcttataaataaaagtagtgatgaagtcaatctctcctccactttcagccaggagagattgacatgcatattattaataatagctctctgtgtacatccaagggccagccgtgctgccctgttctgagccaattgcaattttccaaagttcttctttgtggcacctgaccacacgactgaacagtagtccaggtgcgacaaaactagggcctgtaggacctgccttgctgatagtgttgttaagaaggcagagcatcgctttattatagacagaattctccccatcttagctactactgcatcaatatgttttgaccatgacagtttacaatctaatgtTACTCCAAGCATATTAGTCATCaaaacttgctcaatttccattatttattacaagatttagttaaggtttagggtttagtgagtgttttgttccaaatacaatgcttttagtttaaaaaatatttagggctaacttattccttgccacccactctgaaactaactgcagctctatgttgagtgttgcagtcatttcagtcgctgtagtagctgacgtgtgtagtgttgagtcatctgcatacatagaaactctggctttactcaaagtcagtggcatgtcgttagtaaaattgaaaaaagcaagagGCCTAAACAgttaccctggggaattcctgattctaactggattatatttgataggcttccattaaagaacaccctctgtgttctgttagacaagtaactctttatccacattatagcagggggtgtaaagccataacacatacatttttccagcagcagactatgatcaataatgtcaaaagctgtatTGAATTCTAacaggacagcccccacaatcattttatcatcaatttctctcagccaatcatcagtcatttgtgtaagtgatgtgcttgttgagtgtccttccctataagcatgctgaaattctgttgtcaatttgtttactgtaaaatagcattgtatctggtcaaacaccattttttccagaagtttactaagggttggtaacaggctgattggtgggctatttgagccagtaaagggggctttactattcttgggtagcggaatggctttagcttccctccaggcctgagggcacacggtctctagtaggcttaaattgaagatgtagcaaataggagtggcaataacataacaaaatgtgggaaaagtgaaggggtctgaatacttaccgaatgcagTATACGGGGAAATtacttttttgactgcactggtcctTTAACCTTAGACAGTAGTGTGGCATTTGACCCTGCACGCTTTTACAAACAATAGTTGTTTGGTCATCTTACCATACAGACAATAGGAAGAAGGCTACTGTGGATGTAAAGCTATATCTCAACACATTATTGCAATATTGTGGTGAACTATTGCTTTACATTCACTGTTATGATCATCCTCCATGCACTTCAGATATCTGGGGAGCATGGAGGAAAAACTTCATTTTTGTGTGCTTACTCTACTACAGTTGCAAATGGCTAACATTAGCATTTACCATTAGAAACCCTTTTCCTAAGCCATATGTTTGtgctttagccccccccccccccccccccccccccccccccccctatgtaTTAACTTTAAGGCATGGGAGCCACTAAGCAATACAGACGTTACACTAGCAGTGACCTCACTTCACTTTAAGGGACCCATCACTGGCTGCCCTTTGACTGAGCATAAAGGATACATGTCTCCTGTTTGGCCTGACCGGAAAACTGAGCCGCCCCTCTCCTTGTACCCACTCTGCCATTGGTGAAGTCTTGTGGGCCAGCCATTGTCTGGACTACAGGGGAGCTGACCCTAACAGAGTCAGACAGATAAACAGTTCATTTGACTTTCAGTAGCTGCATCATATAACCATTGCTATAGCCTGTATGTATTAGGCGTATAAATATAAATGTAGTTATAAGTAGTAGCTAATTAGTTTATAAGTCATATGTTAGTAATAACTCTCACCTGTGCATCTGAAGTGCTTCTCCCAATCTGGTTGACATTGGGAAGGGAGCCTCCATAATAGGTGCCCAGGCTTCTAGCCTGGCGCGCTCTCTGGACCTGAATCTGAGACGCAGAAAGAGTGGGGGGATAAAGAAGGAGTGAACAAAGACAACAACTAGTTTAATTTAGTTGATTATCAGAAAAAACAAAATGGCATTTACAGTCAGTTCTATAATAGTCTCACTTGTATAATGGAATTATTGGTGAATGTAAAACTCAGACAAAGTATATTCCGTATATAGTGACACTATAAGAGTGAGTCAAGGCGACTGTCGGCTCGATCTCGGAAAGAATACCCTCTGACTGCCAACCCTTGGCATGAACATGGGAATCAGATACTGCAGGAGAAAGACCCCTGCATACTTTAAAAGCCCATGTGTAATAAACCATGAGTTTAGCTGGGTACCATCTCCTACAGCCAGTGTATTTTAAGGAAAGTGTTGCATGGTGGTTCGGTAACATGACTTGAGAGCCTTTGAATTCGGGTATTAATGATATGAGAAGTGTGGGCTATGTAAGAGGTCAAAGAGCTACCATAAAACAGGTTCCATGAGGTCTTGGCTCCTCAGGTTCAAGCCAGAGCATGGGGCTGCACCTCATTTCACGCGACACCAGAGACTTAATCAATAGGATACTGTATTGTGTTCACAACATTGAAGATTGAGATGCAATGTAGTCGAGCTATAAGAAGGACGGTGCGCTCTATAATGCAGAATAGGGAAACTCAAACTTGTGCActttacacatactgtatgtctatcaCGTTTCAAACATATTTATTACACCCctgtagggctgaccccatttagtcgactggtcgattgtttggtcgataggctgttggtcgattGAGacttctttagtcgagcagtaacaacaacaaaaatgattaTAATtgcatggtgtacaagacacctgtttGATTtgcgcctgtctgagtggactaatccattgtggaggccatggggatggcacagtccatcaatAAGACATGCTACTgtaattgtatatggttatacaAGAagaatggtgcaacactaatacaaatattagtttataacaaatgcgctttctcccaCGTTGTATAGTGGTCACTGTCTGCAGTTCTGAAACATCAGTGCGCTGTTTTCCTcaaccatgttgctatgtgcataacaGCAAAGTTATATTGCTGTTATGTGCATAACAGCAAAGTTACACCAAcacatattggtgttgagaacaccatcgagctgtaggccaAATAGCACATCCTGTTAAGTCTTAATACCATAACTTACTTAGGTCTAATACAATAACAATTTTTTTCCCCCGTCAGGGACAGCCCTACACCCCTGGCAAAAAGCTGGAGTCAAATACACAGAAGGCAATTAGATTCCAAAACGATAACATAAAGTATCATATTTTTCACTACTTAATACACTCACTGCACTGTGAGGTTGTAGCACTCCAACTGCGTAGTGGGACGCGACACTCACATAAAAATAGAATAGTATTTATATTTCCTATGGGCACAATAACAAATCAGGGCAACCCCTAGCCTAATAGACACCCCCATAAATAGCAACGTGGGGGCATAGCCCATAAGTGTTAACATATTCAcattaccagtggtggaaaaagtacccaattgtcattcttgagtaaaagtaaagataccttaatagaaaatgactcaagtgaaagtcacccagtaaaatactacttgagtaaaaatctaaaagtatttggttttaaatatacgtaagtatcaaaagtaaaagtacaagtataaataatttcaaattccttatattaagcaaacctgaCCTCATCGTGTtcttgcattttttttgtttacagaTAGCCAAGGGCACTCTCCTATACCTACACATAATTTACACACAAAGCAtgtatttagtgagtccgtcagatcagaggcagcagggatgaccaggatgttctcttttTAAGTGTGGGAATTAgacaatttttctgtcctgctaagcattcaaaatgtaacaactacttttgggtgtcagggaaaatgtatggagtaaaaagtacatcattttctttaggaatgtagtgaagtaaaagttgtaaaaaatataaatagtaaagtacagataccccaaaaaacgacttaagtagtacttgcaAGTatttcttaagtactttacaccactgcacattACGCATTCTACCCAAAGAGTGCAATTTGTAATTCTAGCCTTGCAGGTTGTGGGCAGCCTGCACTCCATGCATCTGTATGGCAAATCAACAGGTGTTATAAGCATAAATGTTGTATAAATCAATATAACGCACATATCATGTTTAAAGGTTATATTACAGTAGGAGTGTTTTGAAGTTAAATTATATCGACACTTTGGATTAAACAGATTTGTCAACCGGTGTATTTGCAGTGAAAGTCTCTATAGTGCAAAATTGAACGCGATGCTTGATATGGCCTGGAAGTTATTGCGCCTCTGAAAAGTGAAAACAAAGTGCTCTGACTGTCGTGTGGTCAACATCACTGACGTTTGAATATTTTTGACAGCTTTATAGCGTCTCCTGTTTTATCAACACGAAGTTCGTAGGCCTGTCCTCTTGACTCACCCTGGTGGAAGTGATGTCCATCATAACCTCCTGGAAGGCTGCGGTGTCCTCAGCTTGTCGCTGGGTGAGGAGTGCTATCTTCTCGCTAAACTTTCGCGGATTGCAGGACCCATTACTAGATCCTGACCTCTGGCCAGCCCCGCAGCACCCATTTCCTGTGCCTGCAAGAAACATAACTGACCACAACTAGTGTACAGTTAACTGGACACAAGCCCCCGGAGAGAACAAGTTGCAACCCGTGACGGACCACTTTATGCACGTCGTTTCGAAAGGCATTGTgggatatgttgttgtttaatcGAAGAGGGACAAGTGTAAATAACAAAATTAAACTACAAGCCCATGCTTCCTTTTTTTCATCACAGACAAAAACAACTTGGTGAATGTGGGATATGTAGTTTTGAGTGTTGGGTCCCATTACATTGTGACGACtttgtaattacatttttattttattttattttaagtaacatttatttaactaggcaagtcagttaagaacaaattgttatttacaatgacagcctacacctgccaaatccggacgacagccaattgtgcgccaccctatgagactcccaatcacggccg
This genomic window from Salvelinus sp. IW2-2015 linkage group LG30, ASM291031v2, whole genome shotgun sequence contains:
- the LOC111954837 gene encoding CREB-regulated transcription coactivator 2, which encodes MFLAGTGNGCCGAGQRSGSSNGSCNPRKFSEKIALLTQRQAEDTAAFQEVMMDITSTRIQVQRARQARSLGTYYGGSLPNVNQIGRSTSDAQGQLPCSPDNGWPTRLHQWQSGYKERGGSVFRSGQTGDIRPMPRFSKGTLCSLNTPSQIDNSPYRSVHPSPQLEPSWRRNWSISAPVDKSHLMHPPLTALNRTNSDSALHTSVRNTHAGDQQALISQNRHNGFPYPVPPIEENVLEEGKPLRNTKKLPALPTGVKSHNVPGINILSSPDQQFRALNVPSALNASGSLPDLSSLHLPSPQPVGVDSHKPTTCSTGHLPGTPAHLEARDDEFPVPGLSLSLQGSYSNPLLQSSHSNPNIQSSLRSHSLSSSLNSTSLNLSLSNSSLQSSPSNRSLQSFLSSSSLSGLSLQSATSHCSYSSGIGGSRSCSSSSLSCSPRPTSQTQVPSLRRRTPLSPLVVPTGGESRWLQSKQFSPVGSPKLSSITQGVLLNTNQLTKESRPPGYPHCQPHPEGTPAAQQHSLTEGQQQTSQEPKKTPPHQEKSRQQQQDQQHPQLQLPQTHNLQQLQYHHRQQYQHPNQLYQCQIQHVQTESQDLDIKQQSQRGSNHCENPQQQHLHQSQEEQHQRQQQKQQKQVYQNLPQHQLEKQRQQYQQHPHQQYPHQQHYQQQAYQRQPQQNRALRQDELLQQQHQLQQVQLYQQQQQKNGNQQQQQQQHVQHQWNLQCAYPPAQSLDLNGQNMSNPQKVPTMQMTRKHQTQAQGRSWAHQKVQGQKDQIESTKIFSQMNSLMDNNPGLYNDTFILNHLQQESYMGLHLTPRQTQALSQQLGQLSKEPLWGDSGPQSVDGKDEGVYCGNQGPQMSVHCQNQTSADCHNILMTDKAAYEDFSGVLPMLGFDVDSDVDSFTLHNPLQIDPLDLEELNMLADGDMVEDTVKGHCSNLLR